In Zhaonella formicivorans, one DNA window encodes the following:
- a CDS encoding HEPN domain-containing protein translates to MSLSKWRLEKAQNTYKEGQHLLEIGLYNGAVNRFYYAAFHGIRALLATKKLDSPKHSGIIALFNKEFVKTGIMSKESSKIISKAFSERSHADYDDFKQFTCEEVLELSTEVNKLLLEIKEEIEKA, encoded by the coding sequence ATGAGTCTAAGTAAGTGGAGATTAGAAAAGGCTCAAAATACATATAAAGAAGGACAGCATTTACTTGAAATTGGTTTGTATAATGGTGCAGTAAATCGGTTTTACTATGCTGCATTTCACGGTATTAGAGCATTATTGGCTACAAAAAAACTAGATTCCCCTAAGCATAGCGGAATAATAGCTCTTTTTAACAAAGAATTTGTAAAAACCGGTATTATGAGCAAAGAATCGTCTAAAATAATCTCAAAAGCTTTTTCCGAAAGATCACATGCAGATTATGATGACTTTAAACAATTTACTTGCGAAGAAGTATTGGAACTATCAACTGAAGTAAATAAGTTGCTACTAGAAATAAAGGAAGAAATTGAAAAAGCTTAA